In Meles meles chromosome 13, mMelMel3.1 paternal haplotype, whole genome shotgun sequence, the DNA window AGGCACACCATAAATGTTAACATTCATATTAGCTAGACAGATATTTGGATGTGCACAACTTAAGATAAgaagtttcggggcgcctgggtggctcagtggattaagccgctgccttcggctcaggtcatgatctcggggtcctgggatcgagccccgcatcgggctctctgctccgcagggagcctgcttcctcctctctctctgcctgcctctctgcctacttatgatctctctgtctgtcagataaataaataaaatctttaaaaaaaaaaaaaaaaaaaaaaaaaaaaaaaaagaagtttcacacacacacacacacacacacacacacacacacagaattaagAAAAAGTTCACTAAGTTCTAACCCTGTCAACAGCATCTGCTCAGACAACTCCGTCAGGATTAAGCAGGTCTACCGGCCCTGGAGTCATGGGAAGTCTTACTAAGCACAGGAAATTGCTTCTCCAGGCACTGTCCCAGGCACTCTCTGGTGGGCAGACTGGAACTCTCCAGACATACAAATGTATGTTTCCCCTTTTACTTTCTTATTCCTACATCTCACTATAGGAAATCAATTTTGAAAGACACAGAGATTTAAAAGAATATCAAATAAGGATCTTAATGTGAcagattatctttttcttttaaatcttgaaaaaggggcgcctgggtggctcagttcgttaagcagctgccttcagctcgggtcatgatcccagagtcctggaactgagccccgcatcaggctccctgctcagtggagagcctgcttctccctctctctctgcctgcctctctgtcaaacaaataaatgaaatcttaaaaaaaaataaataaataaaaataaaaccttgaaaaaataaatcaaaacaaaccTTGAAATCATCTGGTATAATACCTTCTATACAGTAAGGTTCAGTCACCATTTAGTAAACTTAATTGTGGACAATGAAACTGTTAATCACCACTCATGTCAAATCTCAGTCTGTTACAGACCTCTCTCCCGAAGTAGCCAACAATTGtcaatgatgaaaataaaataatctgtaaATTATATCTAAGATAAAGACAACTCCATTATTTTTAATCACAGATGTAAAAACCCAGAGCCAGTTAGCAAGCCATCAACAATACAAGTACCAGTTTCCTCATTAAAGGAAAATTAATCCttcaagaaaacttttttttttttttaaagattttatttatttatttgacagacagagattacaagtaggcagaggcaggcagagagagagaggaggaagcaggctccctgctgagcagagagcccgatgtggggctcgatcccggatcctgggatcatgacctgagccgaaggcagaggctttaacccactgagccacccaggcacccccccttcaAGAAAACTCTTGActgacttttccattttttaagacATACGCATCTACATTACTAAGGATGCTTCAGCCTGCTGAACCCCAATTTTAAGAGCTTGAGCTTTGTAATCAAACAGACCTGGTTGGGAATATAGCTCTTTCACATGCTAGCTTTGTATCCTTATGCAAGTTATTTAACCCCTTTGACCAGTTTCCTCCTTCAAagaatggggataaaaatcaCGTACTTATCTCATAGAACACTGGGAAGATAAAAGGGTAATACTTGTAAAGCAATAAGTGCCTGATATATATCATTAATGCTTAATGATATATAAATAGTATTCTTATTACTACTACCATTAAAAAATTAGTCTCACTAGGTTTTCGTGAAACTTAATTAAAACAGATCATCACAGGCACATCAATGTTAACTATCCTATTAACTAAGGTCAGGCTGGGGGACAGGGCACTCTTATTAGTCAAAACTGACACAAAAAGGGTTACCCAGTTTTTTGGAATATGCATCCAACTTGTAGGCTGCCTGCTCAAGTGCCGCCACTTGCTCTTCAATTACATTGATCTGATCCAGATAAGGCTGCAGTCCAGCATCTTTGAAAACGAAGACAGACCCCATGTTCATTCAGTTTCAACACAGAGTGTAGAAAAGAGTGGGAAAGTAAAAACGCTAGTGTCCCTCCAGCTCTGCCCAAGACAGTAGGTAGGGTGACATGATTCTGATCACTGGCAGGACAAACACTAGCAGACAGTAGCTAGCTGATCAGGCAGAACTGTGACCGGGACAAAGCAAGTCTCTCATCCActaattttcctctcttttaaatTTCTTGCTCCTCAAACAATCCTTCCCTTACAGATTCAGTTTCTTAAGTAATCCGCTACCAAGAAAGAGTACTCTAGAGATAAGGAGCACAAATATAAgtcaatggaaaaatatattctgcCAGTCTAAATTAGCATTTTCCATTTATAGATGTTCTGGTTTTCTGCTTATATAGTAGTCCTTTACAGATTTCATTGTTAAATAAATCTACTAGAATCTGACAGGACTAAAGTGATCATATCAAGATTCAGAAGCAGAAATTACCATACCAAAATATGCTAAGcctcaaaatggaagaaattcaCCATAACTTTGTAATTCACTTTTATTAGAGAATGAGCTCCCTCAGGACAGGTGCCATGTTCCCTCCACTTCTCCACAACCCCAAGCACAAAAGAATACTAAATACAAAcatgtttaattataaaaattattacttaCATTTCTGATTTAAGTCCTTTAAGTTTCtactaatgtttatagcaatatcTTTCATTTCAAGATACTTCAGGCTGGTtagtttattcatattttccaGGAGCTTATAGTCTTCACTGGTggctttaaaagaaacagaagatgtgATGCTTTTAAGATCTGTCatagatcggggcgcctgggtggctcagtgggttaagcctctgccttcggctcaggtcatgatctcagggtcctgggatcaaaccccgcatcgggctctctgctcagcggggaacctgcttccccccctctctctgcctgcctctctgcctacttgtgatctctgtctgtcaaataaataaataaaatctttaaaaaataaaaaaatctgtcatAGATCACTGGAATGTGGAATCATGGGCCAAATGATAGTTCCAGGCAGGACCCAGAGAATGTCAAAGGAGCAGGCCAGTATTGATTTATGACATTTATACTCAGCCTGTGTACTCTGAATGCCTAAGCAGAAACTCAGGTAATAATCAGCAAACTATTTAAACCAAGTAAGATCCAGAGTCTTCAGAATCTTGGTTAAACAGGTAAATAATAAATTCATGTTCTAAGAAGAGAGAGGTGACAGTCTTGGTATTTCTATGGTATGATAACATGTAATCTGAAGGACTGCatcataaatacatataaaatcaaCTAGGACCTCACCATTTCTTAATAACTCATTCATTACTGTGTGATTCTATATTGCATTTTATGTACTCCTTTTATATCCTCAGTTCCCTTCCCCATCTCTACTCAAAGCAAATGGCTTCTCCTCCAATTTTCCTGAAAAGTGGaaaattccacttacatgagttGCGTCAACCTTTCTGCCTCACTTCAACACTTCTCTGTACCTTTTTATCTTCCCAAGAGGCAGGAGTGCCCCCTATTCTTGCCAACACGTCTCCTGTGctcttgcttcctcttcttcaGGGCCTCTTTTCAATCATCTCCTTTCCCTGGCATTTTCAAATTCTCTACCCTGgcagcttcctctctctccagaaATACATTCAGGTTTCTCTCCAGCTCAAAAGCACACTCTCTCTTCTGTTACACCTACATCATTTGCTCAGTAAAGCAAAGGAGCTTCACTGCTAACCCTTTTGAAAGCTCAGACtcactgcttcctcttcctcagcaTTCACTCATGAAAACCCTTACAGCCTGGCCTCTGCCCCTATCATCCAAGGAAAT includes these proteins:
- the BLOC1S2 gene encoding biogenesis of lysosome-related organelles complex 1 subunit 2; this encodes MAAAAAAAEGIPATPREEPVRDDAAVETAEEAKEPAEADITELCRDMFSKMATYLTGELTATSEDYKLLENMNKLTSLKYLEMKDIAINISRNLKDLNQKYAGLQPYLDQINVIEEQVAALEQAAYKLDAYSKKLEAKYKKLEKR